Proteins from one Mycteria americana isolate JAX WOST 10 ecotype Jacksonville Zoo and Gardens chromosome 1, USCA_MyAme_1.0, whole genome shotgun sequence genomic window:
- the RIOX2 gene encoding ribosomal oxygenase 2 produces MPKKGGKHAEMGKEMQAQCKRAKVEAACSLSVMSFESPDSLFGSLISPIKQEMFFREYWEKKPLLIQRNDPLLAAYYQSLFQLSDLKELCSQGLYYGRDINICRCVNGKKKVLNKEGKVNYIQLKKDFDQRKATIQFHQPQRFKEELWKIQEKLECYFGSLVGSNVYITPQGSQGLPPHYDDVEVFILQLEGEKHWRLYKPTVHLAREYNVESEDRIGNPTHEFILKPGDLLYFPRGTIHQADTPLGISYSTHVTISTYQNNSWGDFLLDAIPGLVFDTAKEDVALRTSIPRQLLMQVDIADSTKKLSSLLRRLADHLENTRELRSSDMKKDFIMNRLPPCLGCDSDLLTPGGKLPKIDSKIRLQFRDHAIITVEPDQENSDEIRREMVYVYHSLKNRRETHMMGTDDDTTSEEGTSQQTHGLRFPLSYLDALKQIWSNSTVYVKELNLISDEEKENLALSLWTECLIEVI; encoded by the exons ATGCCCAAGAAAGGAGGGAAGCATGCCGAAATGGGAAAAGAGATGCAGGCACAATGTAAACGAGCAAAGGTGGAAGCAGCTTGTTCTCTGTCAGTCATGAGTTTTGAGAGCCCAGACAGCCTCTTCGGAAGCTTGATCTCTCCCATCAAACAGGAGATGTTTTTCAGGGAGTATTGGGAGAAAAAGCCGCTGCTCATTCAGAGAAATGATCCCCTGCTGGCTGCTTACTACCAGTCCCTGTTCCAGTTGTCCGATTTGAAGGAACTGTGCAGCCAGGGTCTATACTATGGGCGAGATATAAATATCTGCAGATGtgtgaatggaaaaaagaaagttttaaataaagaagGCAAAGTGAATTACATACAGCTGAAGAAGGATTTTgaccagagaaaggcaacaataCAGTTTCATCAGCCTCAGAGATTTAAG gaggaGCTGTGGAAGATTCAGGAGAAGCTGGAGTGCTACTTTGGGTCTCTGGTTGGGTCAAATGTTTACATTACTCCCCAGGGGTCGCAGGGCCTTCCCCCTCACTACGATGATGTTGAG GTGTTTATCCTTCAGCTAGAAGGTGAGAAACACTGGCGACTCTATAAACCAACAGTGCATTTAGCTCGGGAATATAATGTTGAATCAGAAGATAGGATTGGGAATCCCACACATGAATTCATATTAAAG CCAGGTGACTTACTGTACTTCCCAAGAGGGACTATTCACCAAGCTGACACTCCTCTTGGGATCTCCTATTCTACACATGTGACCATCAGTACCTACCAAAACAA CTCTTGGGGAGATTTCTTACTGGATGCAATTCCTGGCCTTGTGTTTGATACAGCAAAAGAAGATGTGGCGCTGCGGACAAGCATACCAAGGCAACTGCTTATG CAGGTGGATATAGCTGACTCAACAAAAAAACTGAGTAGCCTTTTGAGAAGGCTTGCAGACCATCTGGAAAACACCAGAGAACTGAGATCATCTGACATGAAGAAGGATTTCATTATGAACCGGTTGCCACCTTGCTTGGGATGTGACTCTGATCTTTTGACTCCAG gtgGGAAATTGCCAAAAATAGATAGCAAAATCAGACTGCAGTTTAGAGATCATGCTATCATTACAGTGGAACCAGATCAAGAGAATTCT GATGAAATTCGCAGAGAGATGGTTTATGTGTATCATTCTTTAAAGAACAGGAGAGAAACTCACATGATGGGGACAGACGATGATACTACTAGTGAGGAAGGCACATCACAG CAGACTCATGGACTGCGGTTTCCTTTGTCGTACCTGGATGCACTGAAGCAGATTTGGAGTAACAGCACTGTTTATGTTAAAGAGCTTAACCTTATCtcagatgaagagaaagaaaaccttgcCTTGTCCCTATGGACTGAATGTCTAATTGAAGTTATTTGA